One Streptosporangium sp. NBC_01495 DNA window includes the following coding sequences:
- a CDS encoding DUF7455 domain-containing protein, with translation MTGTLAPAKQLTAADRCDRCGAQAYIRATLPVGGELLFCAHHGRQHVAVLRDKGANIQDESARLSDAPASAGNDER, from the coding sequence GTGACTGGAACCCTCGCCCCCGCCAAGCAGCTCACAGCTGCTGACCGCTGTGACCGGTGCGGCGCCCAGGCTTACATCCGCGCGACCCTGCCCGTAGGTGGGGAGCTGCTGTTCTGCGCCCATCACGGGCGTCAGCACGTGGCCGTGCTGAGAGACAAGGGCGCCAACATCCAGGACGAGTCCGCTCGTCTCAGCGACGCCCCGGCCTCGGCAGGCAACGACGAACGATAA
- a CDS encoding DNA gyrase/topoisomerase IV subunit A: protein MARRTTTPPTDEGFEERIVDIDVSTEMRTSFLEYAYSVIYQRALPDARDGLKPVQRRILYSMSEMGLRPDRGHVKSSRVVGDVMGKLHPHGDTAIYDALVRMAQPFSMRLPLIDGHGNFGSPDDMPAAMRYTEARLASAAMAVVQSIDEDTVDFKPNYDGQETEPTVMPSAFPNLLVNGATGIAVGMATNMAPHNLVEVVAAARHLIKKPDATLDDLMRFVPGPDLPTGGTIIGLDGIRDAYTKGRGTFRMRAKCAIEQVSPRRKGIVVTELPFNVGPERVVTKIRELVTAKKLQGISDLKDLSDRHKGLSLVIEIKNGFIPEAVLEELYRLTPMEETFGINNVALVDGEPRTLGLRELLQVYVDHRINVVRRRSLYRRRKREERLHLVEGLVVALLNIDEVIQVIRSSDNSAQARERLTEVFELSEIQANYILDTPLRRLTRYDKLELDRESQTLRDEIAELTAILSSDDKLRKVVSDELAQVSKTFGTPRRTVLLESSGVVRNVSAPLEVADDPCLVLFSSTGLLARTFDASPLAGDGDRSAHDVLISAVRSTVRGEVGVVTNQGRMIRVQVVDLPTLPRSANPPSLSGGHPVSEYVTFNPGETVVGIGSLDPDGPGLALGTVQGVVKRVVPDYPANRDDFEVITLKEGDTVVGAVELESEDHDLVFITSEAQLLRYSASVVRPQGRPAGGMAGVRLDGDTTAIWFGAVDPARESQVVTIAGSSTALPGTQIGGAKVSDFAEYPPKGRGTGGVRVQRFLKGEDVLLLAWAGPGPARAVSAVGKPVPLPEELGRRDGSGVRLTHTVSAVGGALGAGDGEQGSGAAPAPEA from the coding sequence ATGGCTCGACGGACGACCACACCCCCGACCGACGAGGGCTTCGAGGAGCGGATCGTCGACATCGACGTTTCCACCGAGATGCGCACCAGCTTCCTCGAATACGCATACTCGGTCATCTACCAGCGGGCGCTGCCGGACGCCAGGGACGGCCTCAAGCCGGTCCAGCGCCGGATCCTCTACTCGATGAGCGAGATGGGCCTGCGGCCCGACCGGGGCCACGTCAAGTCGTCGCGCGTCGTCGGCGACGTGATGGGCAAGCTCCACCCGCACGGCGACACCGCCATCTACGACGCGCTGGTCCGCATGGCCCAGCCGTTCTCGATGCGCCTGCCGCTCATCGACGGGCACGGCAACTTCGGCTCCCCCGACGACATGCCCGCCGCGATGCGCTACACCGAGGCCCGGCTGGCCTCGGCGGCGATGGCCGTGGTCCAGTCGATCGACGAGGACACGGTCGACTTCAAGCCCAACTACGACGGCCAGGAGACCGAGCCCACGGTCATGCCGTCGGCCTTCCCCAACCTGCTGGTCAACGGTGCCACCGGCATCGCGGTCGGCATGGCCACCAACATGGCGCCGCACAACCTCGTGGAGGTCGTCGCCGCCGCCCGCCATCTGATCAAGAAGCCGGACGCGACGCTCGACGACCTGATGCGGTTCGTCCCCGGCCCCGACCTGCCCACCGGCGGCACGATCATCGGCCTCGACGGCATCCGCGACGCGTACACCAAGGGCCGGGGCACCTTCCGGATGCGCGCCAAGTGCGCCATCGAGCAGGTCAGCCCCCGCCGCAAGGGCATCGTCGTCACCGAGCTGCCCTTCAACGTCGGCCCCGAGCGCGTGGTCACCAAGATCAGGGAGCTGGTCACCGCCAAGAAGCTCCAGGGCATCTCCGACCTCAAGGACCTCAGCGACCGGCACAAGGGCCTCAGCCTGGTCATCGAGATCAAGAACGGCTTCATCCCCGAGGCCGTGCTGGAGGAGCTCTACCGGCTCACGCCGATGGAGGAGACCTTCGGCATCAACAACGTCGCCCTGGTCGACGGCGAGCCGCGCACGCTGGGCCTGCGCGAGCTGCTCCAGGTCTACGTCGACCACCGCATCAATGTGGTCCGCCGCCGCTCGCTCTACCGCCGGCGCAAGCGCGAGGAGCGCCTGCACCTCGTCGAGGGCCTCGTCGTCGCCCTGCTCAACATCGACGAGGTCATCCAGGTCATCCGCTCCTCCGACAACTCCGCCCAGGCCCGCGAGCGCCTGACGGAGGTCTTCGAGCTCTCGGAGATCCAGGCCAACTACATCCTCGACACCCCGCTGCGCCGCCTGACCCGCTACGACAAGCTGGAGCTCGACCGCGAGAGCCAGACCCTGCGCGACGAGATCGCCGAGCTGACCGCGATCCTGTCCTCCGACGACAAGCTCCGCAAGGTCGTCTCCGACGAGCTCGCCCAGGTCTCGAAGACCTTCGGTACCCCGCGCCGTACGGTGCTGCTGGAGTCCTCGGGGGTCGTGAGGAACGTCTCGGCCCCCCTGGAGGTGGCCGACGACCCCTGCCTGGTGCTGTTCTCCTCCACCGGCCTGCTGGCCCGCACGTTCGACGCCTCGCCGCTCGCCGGTGACGGTGACCGCTCGGCCCACGACGTGCTGATCTCCGCCGTGCGGAGCACGGTCAGGGGTGAGGTGGGCGTGGTCACCAACCAGGGGCGGATGATCCGGGTCCAGGTGGTCGACCTGCCCACGCTGCCCCGCTCGGCCAACCCGCCGTCGCTGTCCGGCGGCCACCCGGTCTCGGAGTACGTCACCTTCAACCCGGGCGAGACGGTCGTCGGCATCGGCTCGCTCGATCCCGACGGGCCCGGCCTGGCGCTGGGCACGGTGCAGGGGGTGGTCAAGCGGGTCGTCCCCGACTACCCGGCCAACCGCGACGACTTCGAGGTGATCACCCTCAAGGAGGGCGACACCGTGGTGGGCGCGGTGGAGCTGGAGAGCGAGGACCACGATCTCGTCTTCATCACCTCCGAGGCCCAGTTGCTGCGCTACTCCGCCTCCGTCGTCCGCCCGCAGGGCCGCCCCGCGGGCGGCATGGCCGGTGTACGGCTGGACGGCGACACCACGGCGATCTGGTTCGGCGCGGTCGATCCCGCCCGCGAGTCACAGGTCGTGACGATCGCCGGTTCCTCGACGGCACTGCCCGGCACCCAGATCGGCGGCGCCAAGGTCTCCGACTTCGCCGAATACCCGCCGAAGGGCCGGGGCACCGGCGGGGTCCGCGTCCAGCGGTTCCTCAAGGGCGAGGACGTCCTGCTGCTCGCCTGGGCGGGTCCCGGCCCGGCCCGCGCGGTCTCGGCCGTCGGCAAGCCCGTGCCTCTCCCCGAGGAGCTGGGCCGCCGTGACGGCTCCGGTGTACGGCTCACCCACACCGTGTCGGCCGTGGGCGGCGCCCTTGGCGCCGGAGACGGCGAGCAGGGCTCCGGAGCGGCTCCCGCCCCGGAGGCGTGA
- a CDS encoding GNAT family N-acetyltransferase → MIDEVFDRLVDQAWPALHRVDAGGWTLRAADGVTKRANSVLPLGEPEDLEAAVEGAEKFYADRGLPCVFSVGGGAAPGLDASLGARGYRVVDPTLIMTARLSPGDGGPEGRRGHGEKVELAEAPSQAWLDAWWSVDGRFGGDGLVTAARILTGVPAVYASLGREAVGRGVIQGEWFGIYSMAVMPHARRRGHGRKVLRALLSHARAQGTQRAYLVVVESNTAARALYERQGFTVAGRYHYRVR, encoded by the coding sequence ATGATCGATGAGGTCTTCGACCGGCTGGTCGACCAGGCCTGGCCGGCGCTCCATCGGGTGGACGCCGGGGGCTGGACGCTGCGCGCCGCGGACGGGGTGACCAAGCGGGCCAACTCCGTGCTGCCGCTGGGCGAGCCGGAGGACCTGGAGGCGGCCGTCGAGGGAGCCGAGAAGTTCTACGCCGACCGCGGGCTGCCCTGTGTCTTCTCTGTGGGAGGCGGTGCCGCGCCCGGTCTGGACGCGTCGCTGGGGGCGCGCGGCTACAGGGTGGTGGATCCCACACTGATCATGACTGCGCGCCTCTCACCCGGGGACGGGGGGCCGGAGGGGCGGAGAGGGCACGGAGAGAAGGTCGAGCTCGCTGAGGCGCCCTCACAGGCGTGGTTGGACGCCTGGTGGAGCGTGGACGGGAGGTTCGGTGGCGACGGTCTGGTGACGGCCGCGCGGATCCTCACCGGCGTGCCGGCCGTATACGCCTCGCTCGGCCGGGAGGCCGTCGGGCGGGGCGTGATCCAGGGGGAGTGGTTCGGGATCTACTCCATGGCCGTGATGCCGCACGCGCGGCGCAGGGGCCATGGACGGAAGGTGTTGCGTGCCCTGCTCTCGCATGCACGGGCGCAGGGCACACAGCGGGCATATTTAGTCGTAGTGGAGTCGAACACCGCTGCCAGGGCGCTCTACGAGCGGCAGGGCTTCACGGTGGCGGGCCGATATCACTATCGGGTCCGATGA
- a CDS encoding GNAT family N-acetyltransferase: protein MDVTTWYLEQTSRSDLLPAKPPSVEVDIVRAELPSPEFSRFLTTAVGGDWHWTNKLPWTWDEWADWLAGGVETWVAYHRGTPAGYVELVPQEDAAVEINSFGLLAWAIGKGIGGHLLEIGAARAWDLADRQPEREPTRRVWLHTCSLDSPVALANYRARGFRVYDTKVNVPGDEHEGETPGPWPGAGPRTRGFSAASGTPPERP, encoded by the coding sequence ATGGACGTCACCACCTGGTACCTCGAACAGACCTCCCGCTCGGACCTGCTGCCCGCCAAGCCGCCGTCGGTCGAGGTCGACATCGTGCGCGCCGAGCTGCCCTCACCCGAGTTCAGCCGGTTCCTCACCACGGCCGTCGGCGGAGACTGGCACTGGACCAACAAGCTGCCGTGGACCTGGGACGAGTGGGCGGACTGGCTGGCCGGCGGCGTGGAGACCTGGGTGGCCTACCACCGCGGCACCCCCGCGGGCTACGTCGAGCTCGTCCCCCAGGAGGACGCGGCGGTCGAGATCAACTCCTTTGGTCTCCTCGCGTGGGCGATCGGCAAGGGCATCGGCGGTCACCTGCTGGAGATCGGCGCGGCGAGGGCCTGGGACCTGGCCGACCGGCAGCCGGAGCGGGAGCCGACCCGGCGGGTTTGGCTGCACACCTGCTCCCTCGACAGCCCGGTGGCGCTCGCCAACTACCGGGCGCGCGGTTTCAGGGTCTACGACACCAAGGTGAACGTGCCCGGCGACGAGCACGAGGGCGAGACCCCCGGCCCCTGGCCGGGGGCGGGCCCCCGGACTCGGGGATTCTCCGCCGCCTCCGGCACCCCGCCGGAACGGCCCTAG
- a CDS encoding YaaA family protein: MLILLPPSEGKAARGDGPALDLPRLSFPALGSPREIVLNALTALCREPAARDVLGLSPGQAGEVGVNLLLRTAPTLAAADLYTGVLYDNLGLASLSPEAAARASERLLIFSGLWGLLRLGDRVPPYRLSMGVRLPPLGGLGAFWRRSVTPLLDAEPGLVVDLRSSTYAAAWQPGGRAVAVRVFRDGKVVSHMAKATRGVIARSLLEGGVDPEGPEELAKVLDHLGHSVTLCAPPTGKRSWTLDVMV, translated from the coding sequence GTGCTGATTCTGCTGCCTCCGTCCGAGGGAAAGGCCGCGCGGGGCGACGGCCCCGCCCTCGACCTGCCCCGGCTGAGCTTTCCCGCCCTCGGCTCGCCCAGGGAGATCGTCCTGAACGCGCTCACCGCGCTGTGCCGGGAACCGGCCGCGCGGGACGTCCTCGGCCTGTCGCCGGGGCAGGCCGGTGAGGTCGGCGTGAACCTGCTCCTGCGGACCGCGCCGACGCTGGCCGCGGCCGACCTGTACACCGGTGTGCTCTACGACAACCTCGGCCTGGCCTCGCTGTCCCCCGAGGCCGCGGCGCGGGCCTCGGAGCGGCTGCTGATCTTCTCCGGCCTCTGGGGCCTGCTGCGGCTCGGCGACCGCGTGCCGCCGTACCGGCTGTCGATGGGGGTGCGGCTGCCGCCACTCGGCGGCCTGGGCGCCTTCTGGCGCCGGTCGGTCACCCCCCTGCTCGACGCCGAGCCCGGCCTGGTCGTGGACCTGCGCTCCAGCACGTACGCGGCGGCGTGGCAGCCGGGCGGCCGGGCGGTGGCGGTACGGGTGTTCAGGGACGGGAAGGTGGTCAGCCACATGGCCAAGGCCACCCGCGGCGTGATCGCCCGCTCCCTGCTGGAGGGGGGCGTGGATCCGGAGGGTCCAGAGGAGCTCGCCAAGGTCCTGGACCATCTCGGTCACTCCGTCACTCTCTGTGCACCGCCCACGGGGAAACGGTCGTGGACACTCGACGTCATGGTGTGA
- a CDS encoding VOC family protein, giving the protein MGIAQLRSIVLDCPDPKQLADFYSALLGWKIASVEDDWVVVTGGRPGRLCFQRVPDYRPPEWPTTERSQQFHLDLTVENLDEAEKEALALGASKHPYQPGEDEGFRVFLDPAGHPFCLCVD; this is encoded by the coding sequence ATGGGAATCGCACAGCTGAGGTCGATCGTCCTCGACTGTCCAGACCCCAAGCAACTGGCCGACTTCTACAGCGCCCTCCTGGGCTGGAAGATCGCCAGCGTCGAGGACGACTGGGTGGTGGTCACCGGGGGCAGGCCCGGACGGCTCTGCTTCCAGCGGGTCCCCGACTACCGGCCGCCGGAGTGGCCCACCACCGAACGGTCCCAGCAGTTCCACCTCGATCTGACGGTTGAGAACCTCGACGAGGCCGAAAAGGAGGCGCTGGCGCTCGGCGCGTCCAAACACCCGTACCAGCCGGGCGAGGACGAGGGTTTCCGGGTCTTTCTCGACCCCGCCGGACACCCGTTCTGCCTGTGCGTCGACTGA
- a CDS encoding RNA polymerase sigma factor, with protein sequence MSPASSTRSKPSELNEPVIQQLMERGRSQGFLESEDVRKAVEEADIPMAQVAGILRSLSKEGITVRLTAEDSAAPKKPRTSKKPRTAPAAPAAVKKTKTAAAAKEQPETVTAVVSGSEPAATAAKKPVAPAKAAPAKKVAPAAKKPVPTPPPRKAGPAGAAVPAPASAPKPVTGDDDEVIELEDVEIEDFDLEAVAEVEVEVEVEVEAEVEVEAEAEVEEEPKVEAVEVNEDEVLILTDDDDDAPVPQVAAAGATADPVKDYLKQIGKVPLLNAEQEVELAKRIEAGLFAEEQLGTDGEKLPVDVRAELEWIAEDGRRAKNHLLEANLRLVVSLAKRYTGRGMLFLDLIQEGNLGLIRAVEKFDYTKGYKFSTYATWWIRQAITRAMADQARTIRIPVHMVEVINKLARVQRQMLQDLGREPTPEELARELDMTPEKVVEVQKYGREPISLHTPLGEEGDSEFGDLIEDSEAIVPADAVSFTLLQEQLHSVLDTLSEREAGVVSMRFGLTDGQPKTLDEIGKVYGVTRERIRQIESKTMSKLRHPSRSQVLRDYLD encoded by the coding sequence GTGTCGCCTGCAAGTTCGACTCGCTCGAAGCCATCCGAGCTGAACGAGCCCGTCATTCAGCAGCTGATGGAGCGGGGGCGCTCGCAGGGGTTCCTCGAGTCCGAGGATGTCCGCAAGGCCGTCGAGGAAGCGGACATTCCGATGGCGCAGGTCGCTGGAATCCTGCGAAGCCTCAGCAAAGAGGGCATCACAGTACGGCTGACTGCCGAGGATTCCGCGGCTCCCAAGAAGCCCCGCACTTCCAAGAAGCCCCGCACTGCCCCGGCCGCGCCCGCCGCCGTCAAGAAGACCAAGACCGCTGCCGCGGCCAAGGAGCAGCCGGAGACCGTCACCGCGGTCGTCAGCGGTTCCGAGCCCGCCGCGACCGCGGCCAAGAAGCCGGTGGCTCCGGCCAAGGCGGCCCCGGCCAAGAAGGTCGCCCCGGCCGCCAAGAAGCCGGTTCCCACCCCGCCGCCGAGGAAGGCCGGTCCCGCCGGGGCCGCCGTCCCGGCTCCCGCGTCCGCGCCGAAGCCGGTCACCGGTGACGACGACGAGGTCATCGAGCTCGAGGACGTCGAGATCGAGGACTTCGACCTGGAGGCCGTGGCCGAGGTCGAAGTCGAGGTCGAGGTGGAGGTGGAAGCCGAGGTCGAAGTGGAGGCCGAGGCCGAGGTCGAGGAGGAGCCCAAGGTCGAGGCCGTCGAGGTGAACGAGGACGAGGTCCTCATCCTCACCGATGACGACGATGACGCCCCGGTGCCTCAGGTCGCCGCCGCCGGCGCCACCGCCGACCCGGTCAAGGACTACCTCAAGCAGATCGGCAAGGTCCCCCTGCTCAACGCCGAGCAGGAGGTCGAGCTCGCCAAGCGCATCGAGGCCGGTCTGTTCGCCGAGGAACAGCTCGGCACCGACGGCGAGAAGCTCCCGGTCGACGTTCGCGCCGAGCTGGAGTGGATCGCCGAGGACGGCCGCCGGGCCAAGAACCACCTGCTGGAGGCCAACCTCCGTCTCGTGGTCTCGCTGGCCAAGCGTTACACGGGGCGCGGAATGCTCTTCCTGGACCTGATCCAGGAGGGCAACCTGGGCCTGATCCGCGCGGTCGAGAAGTTCGACTACACCAAGGGTTACAAGTTCTCCACCTACGCCACGTGGTGGATCCGGCAGGCGATCACCCGCGCCATGGCCGACCAGGCGCGGACCATCCGCATCCCGGTCCACATGGTCGAAGTGATCAACAAGCTGGCTCGCGTCCAGCGGCAGATGCTCCAGGACCTGGGCCGCGAGCCCACCCCGGAGGAGCTGGCGCGCGAGCTCGACATGACCCCCGAGAAGGTCGTCGAGGTCCAGAAGTACGGTCGCGAGCCGATCTCCCTGCACACCCCGCTGGGTGAGGAGGGGGACAGCGAGTTCGGTGACCTCATCGAGGACTCCGAGGCCATCGTTCCCGCGGACGCGGTCAGTTTCACGCTTCTGCAGGAGCAGCTCCACTCCGTTCTGGACACGCTGTCCGAGCGCGAGGCGGGCGTGGTCTCGATGCGTTTCGGCCTGACCGACGGTCAGCCGAAGACGCTGGACGAGATCGGCAAGGTCTACGGGGTGACGCGCGAGCGCATCCGGCAGATCGAGTCCAAGACGATGTCCAAGCTCCGCCACCCGTCCCGGTCCCAGGTCCTGCGCGACTACCTTGACTGA
- a CDS encoding DNA gyrase/topoisomerase IV subunit B encodes MTAVSAETGYTARHLSVLEGLEAVRKRPGMYIGSTDSRGLMHCLWEIVDNGVDEALAGYCSRIEVELHPDGSIEVRDDGRGIPVDVEPKSGLAGVELVYTKLHAGGKFGGGAYGASGGLHGVGASVVNALSSRLDIEVDLNGRIHEISFRRGVPGVFDGDGPKAKFKKKSGLRDGGAVAKNVTGTRVRFWVDHQIFLPEAEVSLDEIHVRLRQTAFLVPGLSLAVRDSRGEEAVEEEFHFDGGISEFTEFLARDEAVCDVLRLQGTGHFHETVPVLDDLGNMTPTEVQRELTVDVAVRWGKGYDSTVRSFVNVIATPKGGTHVNGFERALVRTLNEQLRETRLLKNGDAPVTREDIMEGLTAVVTVRVPEPQFEGQTKEVLGTSAASRIVAHVVSRELKELLANPSRNAKPQLRAVLEKIVAAAKARIAAREHRDNQRRKTALENSALPAKLVDCRSDEVDRSELFIVEGDSALGTARAARNSEFQALLPIRGKILNVQKASVADMLKNAECAAIIQVIGAGSGRSFDIEAARYGKVILMADADVDGAHIRCLLLTLFHRYMKPMVEAGRVFAAVPPLHRIEVINPTRGHGKYVYCYSDAELQRMLRDLERRGKRWKDPIQRYKGLGEMDADQLAETTMEPRHRTLRRVRIEDIEEAERIFALLMGSDVAPRREFIVSSAAEIDRDHIDA; translated from the coding sequence GTGACCGCAGTTAGCGCGGAGACGGGTTATACGGCCCGCCACCTGTCGGTGCTGGAGGGTCTCGAAGCCGTCCGCAAGCGTCCAGGCATGTACATCGGGTCGACCGACAGTCGCGGTCTCATGCACTGCCTCTGGGAGATCGTGGACAACGGGGTCGACGAGGCCCTGGCCGGTTACTGCAGCCGCATCGAGGTCGAGCTGCACCCCGACGGCTCCATCGAGGTCCGCGACGACGGCCGGGGCATCCCGGTCGACGTCGAGCCCAAGAGCGGCCTGGCGGGCGTGGAGCTCGTCTACACCAAGCTCCACGCGGGCGGGAAGTTCGGCGGCGGCGCCTACGGCGCCTCGGGCGGCCTGCACGGCGTCGGTGCCTCCGTCGTCAACGCCCTGTCCTCGCGGTTGGACATCGAGGTCGACCTCAACGGCCGGATCCACGAGATCAGCTTCCGCAGGGGCGTGCCCGGCGTTTTCGACGGCGACGGCCCCAAGGCGAAGTTCAAGAAGAAGTCAGGGCTGCGCGACGGCGGCGCCGTGGCGAAGAACGTCACCGGCACCCGCGTGCGCTTCTGGGTCGACCACCAGATCTTCCTGCCCGAGGCCGAGGTCTCCCTCGACGAGATCCACGTCCGCCTCCGCCAGACCGCGTTCCTGGTCCCCGGCCTGTCCCTGGCCGTGCGCGACAGCCGCGGCGAGGAGGCCGTCGAGGAGGAGTTCCACTTCGACGGCGGCATCTCGGAGTTCACCGAGTTCCTCGCCCGCGACGAGGCCGTCTGCGACGTGCTGCGCCTGCAGGGCACCGGCCACTTCCACGAGACCGTCCCGGTCCTCGACGACCTGGGGAACATGACCCCGACCGAGGTCCAGCGGGAGCTCACCGTCGACGTGGCGGTGCGCTGGGGCAAGGGCTACGACAGCACCGTCCGCTCCTTCGTCAACGTGATCGCCACCCCCAAGGGCGGCACCCACGTCAACGGTTTCGAGCGCGCCCTCGTCCGCACCCTGAACGAGCAGCTGCGCGAGACCCGCCTGCTCAAGAACGGCGACGCCCCGGTGACCCGCGAGGACATCATGGAGGGTCTCACCGCCGTGGTGACCGTCCGGGTGCCCGAGCCGCAGTTCGAGGGGCAGACCAAGGAGGTCCTGGGCACCTCGGCGGCCTCCAGGATCGTCGCTCACGTCGTCTCGCGAGAGCTCAAGGAGCTGCTCGCCAACCCGTCGCGCAACGCCAAGCCGCAGCTCCGCGCGGTCCTGGAGAAGATCGTCGCGGCGGCCAAGGCCCGCATCGCCGCCAGGGAGCACCGCGACAACCAGCGCCGCAAGACCGCCCTGGAGAACTCGGCGCTCCCCGCCAAGCTGGTCGACTGCCGCAGCGACGAGGTCGACCGCAGCGAGCTGTTCATCGTCGAGGGCGACTCGGCGCTGGGCACCGCCCGCGCGGCCAGAAACTCGGAGTTCCAGGCGCTGCTGCCGATCCGGGGCAAGATCCTGAACGTGCAGAAGGCGTCCGTCGCCGACATGCTCAAGAACGCCGAGTGCGCCGCGATCATCCAGGTCATCGGCGCGGGCTCAGGGCGTTCCTTCGACATCGAGGCCGCCCGCTACGGCAAGGTCATCCTGATGGCCGACGCCGACGTCGACGGGGCGCACATCCGCTGCCTCCTGCTGACCCTGTTCCACCGCTACATGAAGCCGATGGTCGAGGCCGGGCGGGTCTTCGCCGCCGTGCCGCCGCTGCACCGCATCGAGGTCATCAACCCCACCCGCGGTCACGGCAAGTACGTCTACTGCTACTCCGACGCCGAGCTGCAGCGGATGCTGCGCGACCTGGAGCGCCGGGGCAAGCGCTGGAAGGACCCGATCCAGCGCTACAAGGGCCTGGGTGAGATGGACGCCGACCAGCTGGCCGAGACGACCATGGAGCCCCGCCACCGCACCCTGCGCCGGGTCCGCATCGAGGACATCGAGGAGGCCGAGCGCATCTTCGCCCTCCTGATGGGCAGCGACGTGGCCCCGCGCCGGGAGTTCATCGTGAGCAGCGCGGCCGAGATCGACCGCGACCACATCGACGCGTGA
- a CDS encoding beta-class carbonic anhydrase, producing MSAFDDLLAANEEFSATFTNAELTGRAARGLAVVTCMDSRIDPLGLFGLKPGDAKILRNAGARVTDDVLRTLVLAVTLLGVERVLVMPHTDCGMNKVTDDEVHAIAARRGVDTRSLDFHTVPDQDAALRHDLVRIRTSPFLPVGMPVGGAVYDVRTGKLMPVEI from the coding sequence GTGAGTGCTTTTGACGACCTGCTGGCCGCCAACGAGGAGTTCTCCGCCACGTTCACCAATGCCGAACTGACCGGCAGGGCCGCCCGTGGCCTCGCCGTGGTCACCTGCATGGACTCGCGGATCGATCCGCTGGGGCTCTTCGGCCTGAAGCCGGGGGACGCCAAGATCCTCCGTAACGCCGGGGCCCGGGTGACCGACGACGTCCTGCGCACACTTGTCCTGGCGGTCACCCTGCTGGGGGTGGAGCGGGTGCTGGTCATGCCGCACACCGACTGCGGCATGAACAAGGTCACCGACGACGAGGTGCACGCGATCGCCGCCCGGCGCGGCGTCGACACCCGCAGCCTGGACTTCCACACCGTCCCCGACCAGGACGCGGCGCTGCGCCACGACCTCGTACGGATCAGGACCAGCCCGTTCCTGCCCGTGGGGATGCCGGTAGGCGGGGCCGTCTACGACGTGCGCACCGGCAAGCTGATGCCTGTCGAGATCTGA